CATATAAAAAATCGAAGGACTTCGTTACGACAATCAATCCCCAGACAAAGGAAAAGGTGACAGAAGGGAAATGGTCCAATGGCTGTAAATACAAGAGAAAGACAACGACTATCAGCCATATGATTATTCTTTGGCTCCAATTCAACGTATTTTTCATGTTCCTCTCCTCCTCGCTTCAATTAAGCACAGGAATAACAAGTTTCTTCCCATCCCGTACAGCACGTAGATGAACAAACCGGACACCAGAGTAATACGCATGGCAGACATCCCGCCCATGTACCACAAGCCAGCGTACATGGCCCACAACATTGAATCAAACAACTAATGTTCCAGGAAGTACATTCACTACCTCCTCCATAAGAAAAGTTATCAATGGAGCAGTTTCCACAAGCGGCCAATTGATTTGCATCTTTAACGGGTTCACCATTGACCAATTGATCAACCAAGGTCACCGTTTCATTTTTTTCATCCACCTTGTACAAATAGCTTCCTCGTCCAAAATGATAAATGGGATAGCTTAATGCATAGTGGACCGAAATGTAATCGCCTTTCTGCGTTACGAGTGCCACTAAGGTATTGCCATCTTCTAACATGTGAAAAACACCTTTTACATTCGAACGGTCAATGGAGGTACCGATCTCCTTGAACGAAAGTGCCTCTTGGACATCTGAAGTGAGATATTTTTGTACTTCTTCTCCACTTAATTCCTTGGATTCTTTGATTTTCACTTTCGTTTTCCAGTTCTTTGGTGTGAGTGAATCATAATCGTCAGTAGTTGCAGCCAATGCCTTTTTTGTCAATCTTGGTGGTAGGATCGATGTCAATAGAGGAGATAATAACACGCCGCCCAAAAGCATACCGCCCTTTTTGACGAAAGAACGTCTTCCCTGGTACATGGTTGGCGTAAATGTTGCTTTCGAGAACCCAGGCACACCTGCGTCCCGGATCAACTTGGCTATACGGAGTGACTTGCGGAGTCCCAGTCCATTCAGGATATACGTTTTCAAGCGAACACCTGTGTAGACTCTGGTTTTTTGGTTATCTTTCACTTCAAGGATCGTGGGTTCAAATGTCCAGTCTGGCTTCACCTGATTTAGTCGTTCTTTCATCTCGGGATTATGAAGACTTTGTATCGTCAGCCATCCGTTACTTTCCTTTTCGATTGAAGTGGCTAGATTGATGCATACTGAACAATTGGAATCAAAGAGCAAATATCGTTTTACCATAAAGTATCACCTCTTTATAGATTTTCACTTATAACGCCTTTTCCTTGCTTATCGGGATAGAATCCAAACTTATATTCAAGAGAGTAAAGGGTAATGATATTGTCAATGGACGAGTGAATCCATCTAGGTATTTTCTATATTTTTTGAGATTCCCATTTACGAAGTTAAGATCATATAGACTTGTCCAATTGAAATAAGAATTTAAGGATTAACCTGATATTTGGTGGTTCTGACAATTAATTACCTCCTAATGATGTTTTAGTTGTGTAAAATGTGTTTGTGTTTCTTATTCAGAAACATTTTAGTTAAAAAAAGGGAGTTAATATCACAATCTAGTTTACTTGCTAGTAAAGGAAGGTGATTTGCTTTAAAAGTGTAAGTGCCATTTTCGTACTTTAGATATGTCGATGCGTTCTTAAATCCTAATTCTACAGCCATTTCTTGAAGTGGGATATGATGTTTTATCCGAGATGATTTAATGAATTCTAAATTAATTGTTCTCATAATAAACCTCCTTTCATTTCTGTTTTAGAGACATCTTATATTAAGAATAAATTTCTGTTTGTGAAATGTCAATCATTTTTTGTTTCTTATTTAGAAATTTAATTTTTTCTATTATAGAAACATGATAAAATTTAGTTGTTTCTAATATGGAAAGATGGTGTTCTAATGTCCGTACATATAAACGAAAGAATAAAAAAACAAAGGGAATTAAAAGGTTGGTCTCAAAGAGAGCTCGCAAGAAGGATTAATATAAACTCAAGTGTTATGAACAGGATTGAACTGGGGACAAGACCTGTAGAAGACCATGAAATAAAGTTAATCGCTAATATCCTAGAGGTATCCACTGATTATTTATTATGCGAAACAGATGATCCTACACCAAGGGAAAAAGCAAATGAAAGCACCGCATGTCACGAGTTTCAAAACCTTACGGAAAATGAAAAAGAGTACTTAGGTCTTCAATTAGAATTATTCAGAAAGATAAAAGATCAAAACTAATTATCTTCTACTAAAAATAAAAGTATTAAAATAAATGTCTCTGAAATCAGGGGACGTTTTTTTGTTAATAGACCGCCCATCTAAAAGGAAATCTGGTGATGGCCCAACATGTGAAGGTTTCATTACGGCGTATGTGCACCTATCACAAATATCGGTTGAAAAAAGAGACATTGTTGAGAGAGGACAGCAAGTGGGGATTTGCGGAAGCACAGGTTCATCGACCGGTCCACATCTCCACTTCGAATGGAAAACGAACAATCAAATGAAGTGGTCATCAAAATCCTATGGATCTATTTGTAAACAAGGGTGATTAGATAACGAAGTAGGACGTCATATTAAAGACTGTTGTACTGATCATTGCAATCACGGTGATAATTGGAGGTTAGTTCAGTCTAACTACCATCGATCAACAAGCAGCTGAAATTAAAGGACTTAAAGAAACAAAAGAGAGACAAAAGAATCAAATCAGTCTTCTGAAAAATGATAATCAAAAAAAGACTCAAGTCTATGAGAAAAAAGATGTGCAAAAAATTGAAGAAACGGTCAATGTGTTTGTCCTATCGGTCTTTAATGTACAGGAAGATAACTACAAAGAAAGGCGATTGAATGCAGAGAGCATTTTGTAAAAGGCTTAATAGAAAATAATTCCAACAAATTATAAGTGAATAATTATAAATGAACAAAGTAATATAGAAAAAAATAGTTTGCGATTTTTTTAATTTTCTTGTAAAAAATTAATTTCGGAATGTCTCTTTGGAAAAATATTTAAAAAAGAGGAAATATTATATTTATGTTGAATTAAAAAATAGAACAATATTTGTAAAGGTGACTTTTTAACATGGACATATTCCATTTAGATAAACTAAGTCTTTTTTTGTTATTTTTTGTACCAGGTTTTATTTCTATAAAAGTATGGGGTTATTTAGTTCCTTCACAATCAAAGAAAATGAATGAATATTTTTTTGATGCTGTCTCATATAGTTGTCTTAATTTTGCAATTTTATCATGGCTAATAATAATAATTGGTAAAGAGAATTACCAAAATGAACATCCAATAGTTTTTTATTTTCTTACACTTTTAATTCTCCTCATATTTCCTATTTTATGGCCTATAATCTTTAAAGGGATTCTATCAACAAAATTTTTTCAAAGATTTACAATAAATGTAGACCCAACAGGATGGGATCATCATTTTAAAAAAGGGGAACAACAGTATGTGTTGGTTCATTTAATAAATGGAAAATTAATAGGGGGGGTGTGGGGGTTTTCATCATCATTCCCTAATCCAGAAGATTTATACCTTACTGAAACATGGAAGGTTTCCCCAGAAGGAGAATTCATGCACCCAATAGATGAGTCAAAAGGGATGTGGATTGGAAAAGATAATATTAGCTATCTTGAATTTTTTAAAGCACAAACTTATCAAGAAGAAAAGGAGGAGGAAGAAAAATGAAAAATGAAAATAACGGAAATCAAAGACCAAACCAACCTATTGAAAAAGGTTACAAACCTAAACCGATAACAAGCCAAATTAAACCACCTAAAGGTGGGACTGGTACAGCAAATAATACCCGACTTGGAAAATAATTTAAGGAGGAAGAGAAGTTAACATGAGTAAAAAGGAAGACAAGGCTAAAGAAGATTATGGATATAAACCAAAACCTTTACCCGATGCTGGGCACTCTCCAAGAGATACAAGAAAAACAAAACCACCTAAAGGCGGGACCGGAGAATCACAATAAAAAGCTCCTAATAGATAGGAGTTTTTATTATTTTTCTGGCCAGATTATTTTTTACATATTTCGTTAGGGTGAAAGATATTTAGCAAGCAAAAGAATGGGCTACTAAAATTGAAAAAGTTAGAAAAACTAGTATACTATGAAGAAGTTTTAGAATAAAAAAAGAAATAATGTTTATAAAAGAAGTCGCGCCTATGGAGGAAGGATGAATGGAGGGTTATCTTGTCGAACCATTTTACAATTAAATTAGTAACAGATCCTAATTATCACTTGTGGTGTGATACTTTACATGCAAGAGAACTTGCTAGAACCACAAATGATAACTGGGCTCAGGGTACATATGTAAGATGGACAATTCTATCTTCATGGACTGTATTAGAACAATGCTGTAAAGAAGCTCTAAGCTGCAAAAGATTTACTAATTTTCAAAGCGGTATGAATAAAGCACTAGCTAGTAATGGTTTACCACCATTAACCTGGAAAAGTGGGACTTGGATGAGAGTAAAACATTTAAAGCGACTTAGGAATTATTACACACATGAGAATGCAAATCAAAAGGAATTATGGCCAGGAATTACAAAAGCTGAAGAAGCTATTGATATTGTACGAGAGGCTGTTAAAGACATATATTCAATAACAGGGAAGAAGTATCCTCAATGGATTGATGATGATACTGAAAGAAGTTTTTCCTAATAGTTATTCAAAAAATTAGATATGATACATAAAGTATCAATAAATAGGTCAAATTTATATGAAGACTATTTTACAAAATTAAATAAAGAGCCTAGTAAAGCTAGAATAGAAAACAAAAAGAAATATCGAGAAAAG
Above is a genomic segment from Alkalihalobacillus sp. TS-13 containing:
- a CDS encoding M23 family metallopeptidase, whose product is MSLKSGDVFLLIDRPSKRKSGDGPTCEGFITAYVHLSQISVEKRDIVERGQQVGICGSTGSSTGPHLHFEWKTNNQMKWSSKSYGSICKQG
- a CDS encoding helix-turn-helix domain-containing protein encodes the protein MSVHINERIKKQRELKGWSQRELARRININSSVMNRIELGTRPVEDHEIKLIANILEVSTDYLLCETDDPTPREKANESTACHEFQNLTENEKEYLGLQLELFRKIKDQN
- a CDS encoding helix-turn-helix transcriptional regulator, which translates into the protein MRTINLEFIKSSRIKHHIPLQEMAVELGFKNASTYLKYENGTYTFKANHLPLLASKLDCDINSLFLTKMFLNKKHKHILHN
- a CDS encoding DUF6338 family protein, producing the protein MDIFHLDKLSLFLLFFVPGFISIKVWGYLVPSQSKKMNEYFFDAVSYSCLNFAILSWLIIIIGKENYQNEHPIVFYFLTLLILLIFPILWPIIFKGILSTKFFQRFTINVDPTGWDHHFKKGEQQYVLVHLINGKLIGGVWGFSSSFPNPEDLYLTETWKVSPEGEFMHPIDESKGMWIGKDNISYLEFFKAQTYQEEKEEEEK